The Vicinamibacteria bacterium genomic interval AAAGCTCGGTCTCGTCGACGACCTGAATGCCCTGTTCCGCGAGCTCATGCAGAATCCTGTCGTACGTGGCTTCGAACACTTCCTGCTGCCGCAGGATGATCTGCTTGATCTGGCCGAGGACCGCCTTGGGATCGTGGCCGAGGAGCTTCTTGCCCTTCTTGCCCAGTCGCCCCAGCCGGTGGAGCGTCGCGACCCGTACTCGATAGAACTCGTCCCGGTTGGCGGAGAAAATCCCGAGAAAGCGAACCCGCTCGATCAGGGGGACGCTCTCGTCGCTCGCCTCCTGAAGCACGCGGGCGTTGAAGGCGAGCCAGCTTAACTCTTTGTTCCGAAAAGGGTAAGGCATCGCGGAAAAGGCTACATCTATTATAGCTGACGCCCCGCCGCTCAGCGATCGCTAACGACGAAGGCCATCACGTGAGAG includes:
- a CDS encoding polyphosphate kinase 1; this translates as MPYPFRNKELSWLAFNARVLQEASDESVPLIERVRFLGIFSANRDEFYRVRVATLHRLGRLGKKGKKLLGHDPKAVLGQIKQIILRQQEVFEATYDRILHELAEQGIQVVDETEL